In the genome of Caldisericum sp., one region contains:
- a CDS encoding thiamine-binding protein, whose product MAIVEFTVIPAVSEEKIYEIVDKAIKVVIDSGLKYEVGANSTTVEGPL is encoded by the coding sequence ATGGCAATTGTTGAATTTACCGTAATCCCTGCAGTCTCTGAAGAAAAAATATACGAAATAGTGGATAAGGCAATAAAAGTTGTAATTGATTCAGGGCTTAAATACGAAGTTGGAGCAAATAGCACAACAGTTGAAGGACCGCTT
- a CDS encoding NfeD family protein, with protein MLETNLTVFWLIVLAVSVIIEISTTTFFAIWFGVSAIVTLILNLIDVPLNIQIAVFILLTTALILSSEFILKKRFHILGKPYRSNVNAIIGKTGVVTKEIDGISYKGEVLLDGRYWSAISADGSTIPAGTKVEVINIEGVKLIVKKKE; from the coding sequence TTGACGGTTTTTTGGTTGATAGTTTTGGCAGTTTCAGTAATTATTGAGATAAGTACTACAACATTCTTTGCTATATGGTTTGGAGTGTCTGCAATTGTTACGCTTATCTTGAACCTGATAGATGTCCCGCTTAACATCCAGATAGCAGTTTTCATACTGCTTACTACAGCACTCATACTTTCTTCCGAGTTTATTTTGAAGAAACGCTTTCACATACTGGGAAAACCATACAGGAGTAATGTTAATGCAATTATAGGGAAAACCGGCGTTGTTACGAAGGAAATTGACGGCATTTCGTACAAAGGCGAAGTGCTTTTGGATGGAAGGTACTGGTCTGCAATAAGCGCTGATGGATCGACTATTCCTGCGGGAACGAAAGTTGAAGTTATTAATATCGAGGGCGTAAAACTCATCGTAAAGAAAAAAGAATAG